From a single Miscanthus floridulus cultivar M001 chromosome 8, ASM1932011v1, whole genome shotgun sequence genomic region:
- the LOC136473860 gene encoding PLASMODESMATA CALLOSE-BINDING PROTEIN 1-like, with protein sequence MRRRGRLPAGLWLDVAVTLAALVLLVARPAGAAWCIARSGASDKALQSALDYACGPAGGAADCAPIQSSGLCYLPNTLAAHASYAFNSIFQRSRAAPGACDFAGTATVTLNDPSYGSCTYPSSPSTAGQTGSPGSTSMPGTPTSPKGTGSTGGLSPPDVDSTDSNAEHLATASLPSLALSCFMYMFLQLW encoded by the exons atgcggcggcgcgggcgcctcCCCGCGGGGCTGTGGCTCGACGTTGCCGTGACGTTGGCGGCGCTGGTGCTCCTGGTGGCGCGGCCGGCGGGCGCGGCGTGGTGCATCGCGCGGAGCGGGGCGTCGGACAAGGCGCTGCAGTCGGCGCTGGACTACGCGTGCGGCCCCGCGGGGGGTGCGGCGGACTGCGCGCCCATCCAGTCCAGCGGCCTCTGCTACCTGCCCAACACCCTCGCCGCGCACGCCTCCTACGCCTTCAACTCCATCTTCCAGCGCTCCCGCGCCGCGCCGGGGGCATGCGACTTCGCCGGCACCGCCACCGTCACGCTCAACGACCCCA GTTATGGATCATGCACCTACCCTTCATCTCCAAG CACTGCCGGGCAAACAGGATCACCTGGTTCAACATCCATGCCAGGAACTCCCACGTCGCCAAAAGGAACTGGGAGCACTGGAGGATTGAGCCCACCTGACGTCGATTCGACCGACTCCAATGCTGAACATCTGGCGACTGCATCCCTCCCATCTCTTGCTCTGTCCTGTTTCATGTATATGTTCTTGCAGTTGTGGTGA